A single genomic interval of Deltaproteobacteria bacterium harbors:
- a CDS encoding polyprenol monophosphomannose synthase, with protein sequence MKRYLEGKRVLIILPTYNERENLEPLTASIFRETDSLPCELSILVVDDNSPDGTGDLADLLAEVNPRIQVLHRAGKEGLGRAYLAGFAWALERDYDLIMEMDADFSHHPRYLPVLLRASAEADIVLGSRYVGGGGTVNWGVGRRILSQGGSLYARTVLGLKQRDLTGGFKVFQRSALETLDLTSVHSEGYAFQIELTLRAVRRGLKVIEVPIVFEDRRVGQSKMSGNIVSEALFMVWKLRGVR encoded by the coding sequence ATGAAGCGATACCTGGAGGGCAAGCGCGTCCTCATCATCCTGCCGACCTACAACGAGCGCGAGAACCTCGAGCCGCTGACGGCGTCGATCTTCCGCGAGACCGACAGCCTCCCCTGCGAGCTCTCGATCCTCGTGGTCGACGACAACAGCCCCGACGGAACGGGCGACCTCGCCGATCTCCTCGCCGAGGTGAACCCCCGGATCCAGGTGCTCCACCGGGCGGGCAAGGAGGGGCTGGGCCGGGCCTACCTCGCCGGCTTCGCCTGGGCGCTCGAGCGGGACTACGACCTGATCATGGAGATGGACGCCGACTTCTCCCACCACCCGCGCTACCTGCCGGTGCTGCTGCGGGCGAGCGCCGAGGCGGACATCGTCCTGGGCTCGCGCTACGTGGGCGGCGGCGGGACCGTGAACTGGGGGGTGGGGCGCCGCATCCTCTCCCAGGGGGGCTCCCTCTACGCCCGCACGGTGCTGGGGCTGAAGCAGCGCGACCTCACCGGCGGCTTCAAGGTCTTCCAGCGCTCGGCCCTCGAGACCCTCGACCTCACGAGCGTGCACTCGGAGGGCTACGCCTTCCAGATCGAGCTCACCCTGCGCGCGGTGCGGCGGGGCCTGAAGGTGATCGAGGTGCCCATCGTCTTCGAGGACCGCCGGGTCGGGCAGTCGAAGATGAGCGGCAACATCGTCAGCGAGGCCCTCTTCATGGTGTGGAAGCTGCGGGGGGTCCGCTGA
- the lpxB gene encoding lipid-A-disaccharide synthase, translated as MEVSVLIVAAEASADQHAAEVVRRLAARPGAPRFFGVAGPALRAEGVEVVARTEELSVMGIGDVVVALPRILGIVRRLLGEVRRRRPAAALLIDSPDLNLRLARKLHRRGVKVLYYIGPTLWAWRSGRAKTIRRFVDRMLVIFPFEQEIYEKLGVAATYVGNPLLDARSEDEGLRASEAEQREALGLPAGGRVVALLPGSRRGEIQRCFPTLLEAARRLAGRDEELSFVVPLAPTLERAFVQTFIDAHAPGLRLRLVEVPARRVLAVADAAAVVSGTATLEAALEDTPMVVVYRFGWLAWKVAGVLVDVPHWSLVNLIAEAGLVPERFQDDATPEAIAADLEAILPGGARHAELREGLAEVRRRLGAPGAAERVADALAELIPPSGESPS; from the coding sequence GTGGAGGTTTCGGTCCTCATCGTCGCGGCGGAGGCCTCCGCCGATCAACACGCCGCCGAGGTGGTGCGGCGCCTGGCCGCGCGCCCCGGGGCGCCGCGCTTCTTCGGCGTCGCCGGGCCGGCCCTGCGAGCGGAGGGGGTGGAGGTCGTCGCCCGGACCGAGGAACTCTCGGTGATGGGGATCGGCGACGTGGTCGTGGCCCTGCCCCGGATCCTGGGCATCGTGCGCCGGCTGCTCGGCGAGGTCCGGCGGCGGCGGCCGGCCGCCGCGCTGCTGATCGACAGCCCCGACCTCAACCTGCGCCTCGCCCGCAAGCTGCACCGGCGTGGGGTGAAGGTGCTCTACTACATCGGGCCCACGCTCTGGGCCTGGCGCTCGGGACGGGCGAAGACGATCCGCCGCTTCGTCGATCGGATGCTGGTGATCTTCCCCTTCGAGCAGGAGATCTACGAGAAGCTGGGGGTGGCGGCGACCTACGTGGGCAACCCGCTCCTCGACGCGCGCTCGGAGGACGAGGGGCTGCGCGCGAGCGAGGCCGAGCAGCGCGAGGCGCTCGGGCTGCCCGCCGGGGGCAGGGTGGTCGCGCTCCTGCCCGGCTCCCGCCGGGGAGAGATCCAGCGCTGCTTCCCGACCCTCCTCGAGGCGGCCCGCCGCCTGGCCGGCCGCGACGAGGAGCTCTCCTTCGTCGTCCCGCTCGCGCCCACCCTCGAGCGCGCCTTCGTCCAGACCTTCATCGACGCGCACGCCCCGGGCCTGCGGCTGCGCCTGGTCGAGGTGCCCGCCCGCCGGGTCCTCGCCGTGGCCGACGCCGCGGCCGTGGTGAGCGGCACCGCCACCCTCGAGGCCGCCCTGGAGGACACCCCGATGGTGGTCGTCTATCGCTTCGGCTGGCTGGCCTGGAAGGTGGCCGGCGTGCTGGTCGACGTCCCCCACTGGTCCCTGGTGAACCTGATCGCCGAGGCGGGCCTGGTCCCGGAGCGCTTCCAGGACGACGCCACCCCCGAGGCCATCGCCGCCGATCTCGAGGCCATCCTCCCGGGAGGCGCGCGCCACGCCGAGCTCCGGGAGGGCCTCGCCGAGGTGCGCCGCCGCCTCGGAGCGCCCGGGGCCGCCGAGCGCGTCGCCGACGCCCTCGCCGAGCTGATCCCCCCATCCGGAGAGTCCCCATCATGA
- a CDS encoding response regulator: MAKILIVDDHAPTREHLLERLHAEGHSPVGLQSAAEGFEALAESDFAAALISLALPPHEGEHLARKLRRAEAGVPVIILDIGHRGAPRGVQAILELGAHGYVPDPTDHKAVMGRLAPLLAKAERDAEERRAATPQGPAAGAAAEATVESGELEPGRMPTLLLACRAARRSGALRLIDEGAERTIYLLEGAPVGFRSSLRRENLGPWLVERGRIDEATYQSSLEVMAGEGLSQTAALVAVGALEGGAPVYDLLIEHASDQLVRALTLRQGRYRIVESLELAREVPALELDLLPLLRQAARESYPVRFFHERLGEQMVRYPYRTGTFGAELKAMGLSAKELAYAMKITGEVSTRELVEQARGELKEALLLLWFFDAVGVLRYSDAQHRSEDSGTYRAAPRVGRTLKPLPAELRADLTEEALSIVTASYFGALGLDITANADSVEMAYHELATRFHPESYPENDLTDVEDLFQTVQDKVGAAYRVLSVPEKRKAYLNFLLSRQEVKHRRGPVNIEAEILLRRGINAIAAMDWTGAERAFQEAASLNPREPEYHCYLAFASYKAGRGAAAERARGPRKVLQKALSLDPGMEQALVLLGIIEQECGDDRSARRRFLDVLKANPRSVTAKAALQRLNRVVPKDQR, encoded by the coding sequence ATGGCCAAGATCCTCATCGTCGACGACCACGCTCCGACCCGGGAGCACCTGCTGGAACGGCTCCACGCCGAGGGCCACAGCCCCGTGGGCCTCCAGAGCGCCGCCGAGGGCTTCGAGGCGCTCGCCGAGAGCGACTTCGCCGCCGCGCTGATCTCCCTGGCGCTCCCGCCGCACGAGGGTGAGCACCTCGCCCGCAAGCTGCGGCGGGCCGAGGCCGGGGTGCCGGTGATCATCCTCGACATCGGCCACCGCGGTGCCCCCCGGGGAGTGCAGGCGATCCTGGAGCTCGGCGCCCACGGCTACGTCCCCGACCCCACCGACCACAAGGCGGTGATGGGCCGCCTCGCGCCCCTCCTGGCGAAGGCGGAGCGAGACGCCGAGGAGCGGCGCGCGGCCACCCCGCAGGGGCCGGCGGCCGGCGCCGCGGCCGAGGCCACGGTGGAGAGCGGTGAGCTCGAGCCCGGGCGGATGCCCACCCTCCTCCTCGCCTGCCGGGCGGCCCGCCGCAGCGGCGCGCTGCGCCTCATCGACGAGGGCGCCGAGCGGACGATCTACCTCCTGGAGGGCGCCCCGGTGGGCTTCCGCTCCAGCTTGCGCCGGGAGAACCTCGGTCCCTGGCTGGTGGAGCGGGGCCGGATCGACGAGGCCACCTACCAGTCCTCGCTGGAGGTGATGGCCGGAGAGGGGCTCTCCCAGACCGCGGCCCTGGTCGCGGTGGGCGCCCTCGAGGGCGGCGCCCCGGTCTACGACCTGCTGATCGAGCACGCCTCGGATCAGCTCGTCCGCGCCCTCACCCTGCGGCAGGGCCGGTACCGGATCGTCGAGAGCCTGGAGCTCGCCCGGGAGGTGCCCGCCCTCGAGCTCGACCTCCTCCCCCTCCTGCGCCAGGCCGCCCGCGAGAGCTACCCGGTGCGCTTCTTCCACGAGCGCCTCGGCGAGCAGATGGTGCGCTACCCCTACCGGACCGGGACCTTCGGGGCCGAGCTCAAGGCGATGGGCCTCTCCGCCAAGGAGCTCGCCTACGCCATGAAGATCACCGGCGAGGTCTCCACCCGGGAGCTGGTCGAGCAGGCCCGCGGCGAGCTGAAGGAGGCCCTCCTCCTGCTCTGGTTCTTCGACGCGGTGGGGGTGCTGCGCTACTCGGACGCGCAGCACCGCAGCGAGGACAGCGGCACCTACCGGGCCGCCCCGCGGGTCGGGCGCACGCTCAAGCCCCTCCCGGCGGAGCTGCGGGCCGACCTCACCGAGGAGGCCCTCTCGATCGTCACCGCCAGCTACTTCGGCGCGCTGGGCCTCGACATCACGGCCAACGCCGACTCGGTGGAGATGGCCTACCACGAGCTGGCCACCCGCTTTCACCCGGAGAGCTATCCGGAGAACGACCTCACCGATGTCGAGGACCTCTTCCAGACGGTGCAGGACAAGGTCGGCGCCGCCTACCGCGTCCTCTCGGTGCCGGAGAAGCGCAAGGCCTACCTGAACTTCCTGCTCTCCCGGCAGGAGGTGAAGCACCGCCGCGGGCCGGTGAACATCGAGGCCGAGATCCTCCTGCGCCGCGGCATCAACGCCATCGCGGCGATGGACTGGACGGGCGCCGAGCGCGCCTTCCAGGAGGCCGCGTCGCTGAACCCGCGGGAGCCCGAGTACCACTGCTACCTGGCCTTCGCCTCCTACAAGGCGGGCCGGGGGGCGGCCGCGGAGCGCGCCCGGGGGCCCCGCAAGGTGCTGCAGAAGGCGCTCTCCCTCGACCCCGGCATGGAGCAGGCCCTGGTCCTCCTGGGCATCATCGAGCAGGAGTGCGGCGACGACCGCTCGGCCCGGCGGCGCTTCCTCGACGTGCTCAAGGCCAACCCCCGCTCGGTGACCGCCAAGGCCGCCCTGCAGCGCCTCAACCGCGTCGTCCCGAAGGACCAGCGCTAG
- the lpxI gene encoding UDP-2,3-diacylglucosamine diphosphatase LpxI (LpxI, functionally equivalent to LpxH, replaces it in LPS biosynthesis in a minority of bacteria.) translates to MSEAGGTPRPVGIVAGNGVLPRLVARSVRAAGGRTVAVAIEGETDPSIEEVADEVTWVRLGQLGKMRDTFVAAGVERASFAGGVTKVRFFRDAVPDLLGAKVLAKLATSRGDDRVLRAVAGAFEEKGIVLLPATSLAPDLTVEPGVLGARKPSARERDDIELGRQVLAKVGALDIGQVVVIREGVVLAVEATEGTDACIRRGVAQAGGAVVVVKASKPGQDLRFDQPAVGPETITSLVGEGAGEGSVLAFEAGTTLLLEREALLEAARGPKIALVAFARAG, encoded by the coding sequence TTGAGCGAGGCGGGCGGCACGCCGCGCCCGGTGGGCATCGTCGCGGGCAACGGGGTGCTCCCCCGGCTGGTCGCCCGCTCGGTGCGCGCCGCGGGCGGCCGCACCGTCGCCGTCGCCATCGAGGGAGAGACCGACCCGAGCATCGAGGAGGTCGCCGACGAGGTCACCTGGGTCCGCCTCGGCCAGCTGGGCAAGATGCGCGACACCTTCGTCGCCGCCGGCGTGGAGCGCGCCTCCTTCGCCGGGGGGGTGACCAAGGTGCGCTTCTTCCGCGACGCGGTCCCCGATCTCCTCGGCGCCAAGGTGCTGGCGAAGCTGGCGACCTCCCGCGGTGACGATCGGGTCCTGCGCGCGGTGGCCGGCGCCTTCGAGGAGAAGGGGATCGTGCTGCTGCCGGCCACCAGCCTGGCCCCGGACCTCACCGTCGAGCCCGGGGTGCTGGGCGCGAGGAAGCCCTCGGCGCGGGAGCGGGACGACATCGAGCTGGGACGGCAGGTGCTGGCGAAGGTGGGGGCCCTCGACATCGGTCAGGTGGTGGTGATCCGCGAGGGCGTGGTCCTGGCGGTGGAGGCCACCGAGGGCACCGACGCCTGCATCCGCCGGGGCGTCGCCCAGGCCGGCGGCGCGGTGGTCGTGGTGAAGGCCTCCAAGCCCGGCCAGGACCTGCGCTTCGACCAGCCGGCGGTGGGGCCGGAGACCATCACCTCCCTCGTCGGTGAGGGAGCGGGGGAGGGGAGTGTGCTGGCCTTCGAGGCCGGGACCACCCTGCTCCTCGAGCGCGAGGCGCTCCTCGAGGCGGCCCGGGGACCCAAGATCGCCCTCGTCGCCTTCGCCCGCGCGGGCTAG
- the lpxA gene encoding acyl-ACP--UDP-N-acetylglucosamine O-acyltransferase, translating into MSTAVHPTAIVAGGATLGEGVSVGPYAIIGEHVVLGEGCEVGAHAVVDGHTTLGPGCKIFPHAAVGFVPQDLKYAGEPTRLEVGARNVIREFATLHIGTEGGGGVTRLGDGNLVMAYAHIAHDCILGDGNILANGATLAGHVTLEDHIILGGLSAVHQFVRVGKNAFVSGGSMVAMDVPPYCTVQGDRASLVGLNTVGLKRHGYSEASIKGIKAAYKELFRSGAGLREAIAQARAEFGDDPEVAHLIDFVEQSERGIAR; encoded by the coding sequence ATGAGCACCGCCGTGCACCCCACCGCGATCGTCGCCGGGGGGGCGACCCTGGGCGAGGGCGTGAGCGTCGGTCCCTACGCCATCATCGGGGAGCACGTCGTGCTCGGCGAGGGCTGCGAGGTCGGCGCCCACGCCGTCGTCGACGGCCACACCACCCTCGGGCCCGGCTGCAAGATCTTCCCCCACGCCGCGGTGGGCTTCGTGCCCCAGGACCTCAAGTACGCCGGCGAGCCCACCCGCCTGGAGGTGGGGGCGAGGAACGTCATCCGCGAGTTCGCCACCCTCCACATCGGCACCGAGGGCGGCGGCGGCGTCACCCGCCTGGGGGACGGCAACCTGGTGATGGCCTACGCCCACATCGCCCACGACTGCATCCTCGGCGACGGAAACATCCTCGCCAACGGCGCCACCCTCGCGGGGCACGTCACCCTGGAGGATCACATCATCCTCGGCGGCCTCTCGGCGGTGCACCAGTTCGTGAGGGTGGGCAAGAATGCCTTCGTCTCCGGCGGCTCGATGGTCGCCATGGACGTGCCCCCCTACTGCACGGTGCAGGGCGACCGCGCCTCCCTGGTCGGCCTCAACACCGTGGGCCTCAAGCGCCACGGCTACTCCGAGGCCTCGATCAAGGGGATCAAGGCGGCCTACAAGGAGCTCTTCCGCTCGGGGGCCGGGCTGCGGGAGGCGATCGCGCAGGCGCGGGCCGAGTTCGGGGACGATCCGGAGGTGGCGCACCTCATCGACTTCGTCGAGCAGAGCGAGCGAGGGATCGCGCGTTGA
- the fabZ gene encoding 3-hydroxyacyl-ACP dehydratase FabZ encodes MDIDRIREILPHRYPFLLVDRVSEVEPGKRLKAYKNVTANEPFFNGHFPERPVMPGVLICEAMAQAAALLAYETSHYEAAENHIYLMGMDDVRFRRPVIPGDRLELEVEMVRQKGRIWRQKAVATVDGERAAECTLLAMIKPKDEGAP; translated from the coding sequence ATGGACATCGATCGAATCCGCGAGATCCTTCCTCACCGCTACCCCTTCCTGCTGGTGGATCGGGTGAGCGAGGTGGAGCCGGGCAAGCGGCTGAAGGCCTACAAGAACGTCACGGCGAACGAGCCCTTCTTCAACGGGCACTTCCCCGAGCGGCCGGTGATGCCCGGCGTGCTGATCTGCGAGGCCATGGCCCAGGCGGCGGCCCTGCTGGCCTACGAGACCTCGCACTACGAGGCCGCCGAGAACCACATCTACCTGATGGGCATGGACGACGTGCGCTTCCGCCGCCCGGTGATCCCCGGGGATCGCCTCGAGCTGGAGGTGGAGATGGTCCGGCAGAAGGGGCGCATCTGGCGGCAGAAGGCCGTGGCCACCGTGGACGGTGAGCGGGCGGCCGAGTGCACCCTGCTGGCCATGATCAAGCCCAAGGACGAGGGCGCGCCATGA
- the lpxD gene encoding UDP-3-O-(3-hydroxymyristoyl)glucosamine N-acyltransferase, which produces MGERTLTAAELAGRLGAQVQGEGERLLSGAAGLQSAGPSELAFYQNPRYWAALEASEAGAVLCTAETVAALGERAAGRTFLVCAQPDLAYALALEHFHPRSRPAAGIDPRAFVDPEAQVDAAATVGPLAYVGPGARVGAGTVLMPQAHVGAGASVGADCLLHPHSVVGERCIVGDRVILHAGAVLGADGFGYVLEQGEEGPRHHKVPQVGIVRVEDEVEIGAGSCVDRATTGETLIGRGTKIDNQVQVGHNCQVGPLSILCGQVGMAGSTTLGAGVVLAGGVGLAGHLEVGDGARVGAGAGVIGDVPAGETYSGYPARPHATWLRASAALNRLPELFRRVRALEGRATRKDED; this is translated from the coding sequence GTGGGGGAGCGTACGCTCACCGCGGCCGAGCTGGCCGGGCGCCTCGGTGCGCAGGTGCAGGGGGAGGGCGAGCGCCTCCTCTCGGGCGCTGCGGGCCTGCAGTCCGCCGGGCCCTCGGAGCTCGCCTTCTACCAGAACCCCCGCTACTGGGCGGCGCTGGAGGCGAGCGAGGCCGGGGCCGTGCTCTGCACCGCCGAGACCGTGGCGGCGCTGGGGGAGCGGGCTGCGGGGCGCACCTTCCTCGTCTGCGCCCAGCCGGATCTCGCCTACGCCCTGGCCCTGGAGCACTTCCACCCCCGCTCCCGGCCGGCCGCGGGCATCGATCCGCGGGCCTTCGTCGATCCCGAGGCGCAGGTCGACGCCGCGGCCACCGTGGGGCCGCTGGCCTACGTCGGCCCCGGCGCGCGGGTCGGCGCGGGGACCGTCCTGATGCCGCAGGCCCACGTCGGCGCCGGCGCGAGCGTGGGCGCCGACTGTCTCCTGCACCCCCACAGCGTGGTGGGGGAGCGCTGCATCGTCGGCGACCGGGTGATCCTCCACGCCGGCGCGGTGCTGGGGGCCGACGGCTTCGGCTACGTGCTGGAGCAGGGCGAGGAGGGGCCGCGCCACCACAAGGTGCCCCAGGTCGGCATCGTCCGGGTGGAGGACGAGGTCGAGATCGGCGCCGGCAGCTGCGTCGATCGCGCCACCACCGGCGAGACCCTCATCGGCCGCGGGACCAAGATCGACAACCAGGTCCAGGTCGGCCACAACTGCCAGGTCGGCCCCCTCTCGATCCTCTGCGGCCAGGTGGGGATGGCCGGCAGCACCACCCTCGGCGCGGGCGTCGTCCTCGCCGGCGGGGTCGGGCTGGCCGGTCACCTCGAGGTCGGGGATGGAGCCCGGGTCGGGGCGGGCGCGGGGGTGATCGGCGACGTGCCCGCGGGCGAGACCTACTCCGGCTATCCGGCCCGGCCCCACGCGACCTGGCTGCGCGCCAGCGCCGCCCTGAACCGCCTGCCGGAGCTCTTTCGCCGGGTCCGCGCCCTGGAGGGGCGCGCCACCCGGAAGGACGAGGACTGA
- a CDS encoding OmpH family outer membrane protein, with protein sequence MSRYSQKFALLALALALLLPRAARATNVAYVDLQRALLEVSEGRAAKAKLKKEFDKKQQRLDGEQESLRQLKEELDKQSSVMDPAKRAEKESELQRRFMELQQTYMTLQGELSKQEQELTEKIFAKMEIVLREIAEANDLDMIVEKNAGVVFATPALDLTNELIRKFNARFAKPAAGGDKKKPAGK encoded by the coding sequence ATGTCCAGGTACTCGCAGAAGTTCGCTCTCCTCGCCCTCGCCCTCGCCCTCCTGCTGCCGCGGGCGGCCCGGGCCACCAACGTCGCCTACGTCGACCTTCAGCGGGCGCTCCTCGAGGTCTCCGAGGGCCGCGCCGCCAAGGCGAAGCTCAAGAAGGAGTTCGACAAGAAGCAGCAGCGCCTCGACGGTGAGCAGGAGTCCCTTCGCCAGCTGAAGGAGGAGCTCGACAAGCAGTCCTCGGTGATGGATCCCGCGAAGCGCGCCGAGAAGGAGTCCGAGCTCCAGCGCCGCTTCATGGAGCTGCAGCAGACCTACATGACCCTCCAGGGCGAGCTCTCCAAGCAGGAGCAGGAGCTCACCGAGAAGATCTTCGCCAAGATGGAGATCGTCCTGCGGGAGATCGCCGAGGCGAACGACCTCGACATGATCGTCGAGAAGAACGCCGGCGTGGTCTTCGCCACCCCCGCCCTCGATCTGACCAACGAGCTGATCCGCAAGTTCAACGCGCGCTTCGCGAAGCCGGCCGCCGGCGGCGACAAGAAGAAGCCCGCAGGCAAGTAG
- the bamA gene encoding outer membrane protein assembly factor BamA, with the protein MRHRLLTAVLLLAPLGALAQSPLEAGPLADVRVEGNLRVESTALLSEVRSRAGSELDAERVRTDLQALWSLGYFDDIEVVLLSASEAGLEAGAGSVLVYRVKEKPAVRQVRYEGIDELSKDDLDELLEVKTYAILDPSTIASSEKAFEAKYREKGFYLARVNHRIVPIEGEASVDVVFEVNERSKVEVKEIRFVGNHSVSEKELESVMETREGGLFSFFTSSGTYQEEAFERDLMRISAVYYDRGYINVNVGKPRLALSPDKKYLFVTVTVEEGEPYTIGTLEVSGDLLEERDVLIGRMSQEPGELFVRSKLGEDIMALQARYRDEGYAFVQVTPLTQVHPEEKTIDLDLEVRKGKKVRVERIEIHGHTRTRDKVIRREFRIDEGDLYSGSRITLSQQRVQALGYFENVELSTRPGSADDQIILDLQVKERPTGTFQVGAGVSTGEGLLVTAQIAHDNLFGRGQSISFQWMFSKLRNIFQLQFMEPYFLDTKWTFAFGAQNTRSDFFNFIRSSRGGNLTWGYELVDDLRVFGTYTLEDVNVSASDGAVDSDFYGGGITSSLKGTISYDTRDNRLFPTRGQYHTLSAEVAAGKAPLFSQNKFQRLSLVSRFFHPLPFGVVFRFKGELGMILGDEDEYPGSERYFLGGVFNIRGYPLRTLSPTRKMPGGADPLTSTIDFPVGGNKQAVFNLELEFPLLPPVGIRGVVFYDAGNAYATEAPWFTDEQYDLPLGMFHSVGFGIRWFSPIGPLRFEWGIPLYRRLDRNPQDQRIRFEFMVGNAF; encoded by the coding sequence ATGAGGCACCGCCTGCTCACCGCGGTCCTGCTCCTCGCCCCCCTCGGGGCCCTGGCCCAGAGCCCCCTCGAGGCCGGGCCGCTGGCCGACGTGAGGGTCGAGGGCAACCTGCGGGTGGAGTCCACCGCCCTGCTCTCCGAGGTCCGCAGCCGGGCCGGGAGCGAGCTCGACGCCGAGCGCGTCCGCACCGACCTCCAGGCGCTCTGGAGCCTGGGCTACTTCGACGACATCGAGGTCGTCCTCCTCTCCGCCTCCGAGGCGGGGCTCGAGGCCGGCGCCGGATCGGTGCTGGTCTACCGGGTGAAGGAGAAGCCGGCGGTGCGCCAGGTGCGCTACGAGGGCATCGACGAGCTCTCCAAGGACGACCTCGACGAGCTCCTCGAGGTGAAGACCTACGCGATCCTCGATCCCTCGACGATCGCCAGCAGCGAGAAGGCCTTCGAGGCCAAGTACCGGGAGAAGGGCTTCTACCTGGCGCGGGTGAACCACCGCATCGTCCCCATCGAGGGCGAGGCCAGCGTGGACGTGGTCTTCGAGGTCAACGAGCGCTCGAAGGTCGAGGTGAAGGAGATCCGCTTCGTCGGCAACCACTCGGTCTCCGAGAAGGAGCTCGAGAGCGTGATGGAGACCCGCGAGGGCGGGCTCTTCTCCTTCTTCACCAGCAGCGGCACCTACCAGGAGGAGGCCTTCGAGCGCGATCTGATGCGGATCAGCGCGGTCTACTACGACCGCGGCTACATCAACGTGAACGTGGGCAAGCCGCGCCTGGCCCTCTCTCCGGACAAGAAGTACCTCTTCGTCACGGTCACGGTGGAGGAGGGCGAGCCCTACACCATCGGCACCCTCGAGGTCAGCGGCGACCTCCTCGAGGAGCGGGACGTGCTGATCGGGCGGATGAGCCAGGAGCCGGGAGAGCTCTTCGTCCGCTCCAAGCTCGGCGAGGACATCATGGCCCTCCAGGCGCGCTACCGGGACGAGGGCTACGCCTTCGTCCAGGTCACGCCCCTGACCCAGGTCCACCCGGAGGAGAAGACCATCGACCTCGATCTCGAGGTCCGCAAGGGCAAGAAGGTCCGGGTCGAGCGCATCGAGATCCACGGCCACACCCGCACCCGGGACAAGGTCATCCGCCGCGAGTTCCGCATCGACGAGGGAGACCTCTACAGCGGCAGCCGGATCACCCTCTCCCAGCAGCGGGTGCAGGCCCTGGGCTACTTCGAGAACGTCGAGCTCTCCACCCGGCCGGGCAGCGCCGACGACCAGATCATCCTCGACCTCCAGGTGAAGGAGCGGCCCACCGGCACCTTCCAGGTCGGCGCCGGCGTCTCCACCGGCGAGGGCCTGCTGGTCACCGCCCAGATCGCCCACGACAACCTCTTCGGGCGCGGGCAGTCGATCTCCTTCCAGTGGATGTTCTCCAAGCTGCGCAACATCTTCCAGCTGCAGTTCATGGAGCCCTACTTCCTCGACACGAAGTGGACCTTCGCCTTCGGCGCGCAGAACACCCGCTCGGACTTCTTCAACTTCATCCGCAGCTCGCGCGGCGGGAACCTCACCTGGGGCTACGAGCTGGTCGACGACCTGCGGGTCTTCGGCACCTACACCCTCGAGGACGTGAACGTCTCCGCGTCGGACGGGGCCGTGGACTCGGACTTCTACGGCGGAGGCATCACCTCCAGCCTCAAGGGGACGATCTCCTACGACACCCGGGACAACCGCCTCTTCCCGACCCGCGGCCAGTACCACACGCTCTCGGCCGAGGTGGCCGCCGGGAAGGCGCCACTCTTCTCCCAGAACAAGTTCCAGCGCCTCTCCCTGGTCTCCCGCTTCTTCCATCCCTTGCCCTTCGGCGTGGTCTTCCGCTTCAAGGGCGAGCTGGGGATGATCCTCGGAGACGAGGACGAGTACCCGGGCTCCGAGCGCTACTTCCTCGGCGGCGTCTTCAACATCCGCGGCTACCCGCTGCGGACGCTCTCGCCCACCCGGAAGATGCCCGGCGGGGCTGACCCCCTGACCTCCACCATCGACTTCCCGGTGGGCGGCAACAAGCAGGCGGTCTTCAACCTCGAGCTGGAGTTCCCCCTCCTGCCCCCCGTCGGGATCCGCGGCGTGGTCTTCTACGACGCGGGCAACGCCTACGCCACGGAGGCGCCCTGGTTCACCGACGAGCAGTACGATCTGCCCCTCGGGATGTTCCACTCGGTGGGCTTCGGCATCCGCTGGTTCTCGCCCATCGGCCCGCTGCGCTTCGAGTGGGGCATCCCGCTCTACCGGCGCCTCGACCGGAACCCGCAGGATCAGCGCATTCGCTTTGAATTCATGGTGGGGAACGCCTTCTAA
- a CDS encoding ABC transporter ATP-binding protein: MSEPFVRIRDLHKEYQLLGRHIPVLRGVDLEIGRGDLASITGKSGVGKSTLLQVLGTLDAPTRGEITFDGVNVFERNEAELASFRNQTIGFVFQFHYLLREFTALENTMMPALAQRMDREKARGLAAKILDRVGLSHRLEHKPGELSGGEQQRVALARALVLSPRLLLADEPTGNLDEGTAEGIHDLITEVNRELGTTVLVVTHNPSLAARMPRRLSIEEGRILEAA, translated from the coding sequence ATGAGTGAGCCCTTCGTCCGGATCCGCGATCTGCACAAGGAGTACCAGCTCCTCGGGCGCCACATCCCGGTGCTGCGGGGCGTGGACCTCGAGATCGGCCGGGGCGACCTCGCCTCGATCACCGGCAAGTCCGGCGTCGGCAAGAGCACGCTCCTGCAGGTCCTCGGCACCCTCGACGCCCCCACCCGGGGCGAGATCACCTTCGACGGCGTCAACGTCTTCGAGCGCAACGAGGCCGAGCTGGCCTCGTTCCGGAACCAGACCATCGGCTTCGTCTTCCAGTTCCACTACCTGCTGCGGGAGTTCACGGCCCTGGAGAACACCATGATGCCGGCCCTCGCTCAGCGGATGGACCGGGAGAAGGCCCGCGGGCTGGCCGCCAAGATCCTCGATCGGGTGGGGCTCTCCCATCGCCTGGAGCACAAGCCGGGCGAGCTCTCCGGCGGCGAGCAGCAGCGGGTGGCCCTGGCCCGGGCCCTGGTGCTCTCGCCCCGCCTCCTGCTGGCCGACGAGCCCACCGGCAACCTCGACGAGGGGACCGCCGAGGGCATCCACGACCTCATCACCGAGGTGAACCGCGAGCTCGGCACGACGGTCCTGGTGGTCACCCACAACCCCTCGCTCGCGGCCCGCATGCCGCGCCGTCTCTCCATCGAAGAGGGACGCATCCTGGAGGCTGCATGA